From a region of the Methanoculleus receptaculi genome:
- a CDS encoding carbohydrate kinase family protein: protein MIAVVGHTAIDHLFRVPKLPGRHNSTYITEHSVYFGGGAANIAAGIATLGERCQLVSLVGDDFPGSDYDLWLQRLGVEQDAAVVKGARTATAYVFTDDAGDQETFFEWGASAAFSGLEAPALDFVHMATADPDFNVRVAQKSRFASFDPGQDLLRYTPEQLGIILADIDILFSNNHEMDRMCGMLGLEREDLIASVPMTVITRGAEGSILCMDGEEYHVPAVRVEAVDPTGAGDGYRAGFLTAFRRGVAPLDCCRVGAVVASFVVERPGTQTNLPDRDRMLARYRKVFGEPGEIFV, encoded by the coding sequence ATGATCGCCGTTGTCGGGCATACCGCAATCGATCACCTCTTCCGGGTGCCTAAACTCCCGGGGCGGCATAACTCAACCTACATAACCGAACACTCGGTCTACTTCGGCGGCGGGGCGGCAAACATAGCGGCAGGGATTGCGACGCTCGGGGAGAGATGCCAGCTGGTCTCCCTCGTGGGTGACGACTTTCCGGGCAGCGATTACGACCTCTGGCTGCAGCGCCTCGGTGTCGAGCAGGACGCTGCCGTGGTGAAAGGCGCCAGGACGGCGACCGCCTACGTCTTCACCGACGATGCCGGCGACCAGGAGACCTTCTTTGAGTGGGGCGCGTCAGCCGCGTTCAGCGGCCTGGAGGCTCCCGCTCTCGATTTTGTCCACATGGCAACCGCTGACCCGGACTTTAACGTTCGGGTGGCGCAGAAGAGCAGGTTTGCCTCTTTCGACCCGGGGCAGGATCTACTCCGCTACACGCCGGAACAGCTTGGGATCATCCTTGCAGACATAGATATCCTCTTCTCGAACAACCACGAGATGGACCGGATGTGCGGTATGCTGGGGCTGGAACGCGAAGATCTTATTGCGTCTGTCCCGATGACGGTCATAACCCGTGGGGCTGAGGGAAGCATCCTCTGCATGGACGGCGAGGAGTATCACGTCCCGGCCGTCCGTGTGGAGGCTGTTGACCCGACCGGTGCCGGTGACGGTTACCGTGCTGGTTTCCTCACGGCGTTCAGGAGGGGCGTCGCCCCGCTCGACTGCTGCCGGGTGGGCGCGGTGGTTGCGTCCTTTGTCGTTGAGCGGCCGGGCACCCAGACAAACCTTCCGGACCGGGACCGGATGCTTGCACGCTACCGGAAGGTCTTTGGCGAACCGGGAGAGATTTTTGTCTGA
- a CDS encoding ABC transporter permease, protein MKRQIRKQLLGIAALIVAVAIWQFVAEYIVGRSFILPSVTDVAAAFVNLLASGTLLVDIGVSLKHFGIGLLAAIFLGVPIGILMGWFRVADHLLDPIIEILRPIPPLAWIPFAIIWFGLTAGAAGFVIFVGAFFPILTATYTAFRSVPKVYVEAGKVLGCDTSFELIRHIALPSAIPSIASGIRISMGVGWMCLVAAEMFGVSRNGLGYQLWHNYYLHQMPEVVVYMLILGFAGLIIDHIFRHYVDQRLLRWHEGEVAS, encoded by the coding sequence ATGAAACGACAGATACGGAAACAACTCCTCGGCATCGCAGCGCTCATCGTCGCTGTGGCGATCTGGCAGTTTGTCGCCGAGTACATCGTGGGGCGATCGTTCATCCTTCCAAGCGTCACCGATGTCGCTGCGGCGTTCGTAAACCTCCTCGCCTCCGGGACGCTCCTGGTTGACATCGGGGTGAGTTTGAAGCATTTTGGAATAGGCCTCCTTGCGGCGATCTTCCTTGGCGTCCCCATCGGGATCCTGATGGGGTGGTTTCGGGTGGCTGACCACCTGCTTGACCCGATCATCGAGATCCTCCGACCCATCCCGCCGCTTGCCTGGATCCCGTTTGCCATCATATGGTTCGGGCTGACCGCCGGGGCAGCCGGTTTTGTCATCTTTGTGGGGGCGTTCTTCCCCATCCTGACAGCGACCTACACAGCGTTTCGGTCGGTCCCGAAGGTGTATGTTGAGGCGGGCAAGGTGCTCGGCTGCGACACATCGTTTGAGTTAATCCGTCACATCGCCCTCCCATCGGCGATCCCCTCCATAGCCTCCGGGATCCGGATATCGATGGGGGTTGGCTGGATGTGTCTTGTGGCGGCAGAGATGTTTGGAGTCTCCAGAAACGGCCTCGGCTACCAGCTCTGGCACAACTACTACCTTCACCAGATGCCGGAGGTCGTTGTTTACATGCTGATCCTCGGGTTTGCCGGGCTCATCATAGACCACATCTTCAGGCACTACGTTGACCAGCGGCTCCTGCGGTGGCATGAAGGCGAGGTGGCCTCATGA
- a CDS encoding nitroreductase family protein, producing the protein MDSSEFLRFLRTRSSVRDYYGQPLEAEDIDYILACASTAPSAGNREAWDVVVVTDDDIRLELSSAALDQVHVTEAPAVFVVCANYVRSISRYGERGILYAVQDATIACTYMMLAAHARGLHSCWTGAFEEESVREILDLPQHIRPIVLLTVGKGRPPLEPMERMPVEEHLHRETW; encoded by the coding sequence ATGGACTCCTCTGAGTTTCTCCGTTTTCTGAGGACGCGCTCTTCGGTGCGGGATTACTACGGGCAGCCGCTCGAGGCGGAGGATATCGACTACATCCTGGCCTGCGCAAGCACCGCGCCGAGCGCGGGCAACCGTGAGGCCTGGGACGTTGTCGTCGTCACAGACGACGATATAAGGCTGGAACTTTCATCGGCGGCCCTCGATCAGGTTCATGTCACTGAGGCGCCAGCGGTGTTTGTGGTCTGCGCAAACTACGTCCGCTCGATCTCGCGCTACGGGGAGCGGGGGATCCTATACGCCGTCCAGGATGCAACGATCGCCTGCACCTACATGATGCTTGCCGCCCACGCGCGTGGCCTTCATTCCTGCTGGACGGGGGCGTTTGAGGAGGAGAGTGTGCGCGAGATCCTCGATCTCCCGCAGCACATCCGTCCAATAGTCCTCCTCACCGTTGGGAAGGGGAGACCGCCGCTTGAACCGATGGAGCGGATGCCGGTAGAGGAGCATCTGCACCGCGAGACCTGGTAG
- a CDS encoding DUF2070 family protein, with protein sequence MESSQYVRFEGLTRYLFSAPSWPRSLAITVVLGLLIDGAAYRAGSGFFPVGTMGFTIPALVAFLLTPPLVRISGRQITWNRSALLALACTVLGVIVSLSPTLVAGPSLFPTLYAIALGLTFSIRLLVLVAVADYRQSRMALPALTQGAAGIAVGARLFTPGFVPYALLLQVVFGLVAIVLIWLIERPLKRGFHVSGLNFLNTFIAHLTDGSKRMEDFFREIGEEVYVPQVSLFFSRDEGEDALFTVPNVHPGPMGDVGGGNLSRNLHDSFPEETLVAHGCATHDFNLVSESEIEKIVHAVEESRKGVVFSDTASRPIRVASGSVSILCQRFGDALLMVSTRSPERTEDLDSAIGMMIMAEGRCWFSEVAFVDAHNCMTGVGSPVLLATRIATEYLDAAREGFRAARDLPLEPLSVGVSHIRVPFTREQGFGSLGVQALVTEVAGVRAAYVLIDGNNVAEGVRERLRGVALGHVDEAEIMTTDTHTVNTVSGKNPVGYAVPADEIVPYIEQAVREAVSDLAPARVGAATAWCEGITVFGSQRVSQLASTVNTMLSYIAPLSFMILVLAFLLSILAYIVLH encoded by the coding sequence ATGGAGTCCAGCCAGTACGTGCGGTTTGAGGGGCTCACCCGCTACCTCTTCTCAGCTCCTTCCTGGCCGCGGTCGCTTGCCATCACCGTGGTGCTCGGGCTCCTCATCGATGGGGCGGCCTACCGGGCTGGCAGCGGGTTTTTTCCTGTCGGCACCATGGGTTTCACGATTCCAGCGCTGGTTGCATTCCTGCTGACACCGCCGCTGGTGCGGATCTCCGGCAGGCAGATCACATGGAACCGGTCGGCTCTTCTGGCACTTGCCTGCACGGTTCTTGGGGTGATCGTGAGCCTCTCACCGACGCTGGTTGCCGGCCCATCGCTCTTTCCCACACTGTATGCGATAGCGCTCGGGCTGACATTCTCTATCCGGCTGCTCGTCCTTGTTGCCGTGGCTGATTACCGGCAGAGCCGGATGGCTCTTCCCGCATTAACCCAGGGTGCTGCTGGCATAGCGGTGGGGGCACGGCTATTTACACCGGGGTTCGTTCCCTACGCCCTGCTGCTCCAGGTGGTCTTTGGGCTGGTTGCCATCGTTCTGATCTGGTTGATCGAGCGGCCGTTGAAACGGGGGTTCCATGTCAGCGGGCTAAACTTCCTCAATACCTTCATTGCGCACCTCACAGACGGCTCAAAGAGGATGGAGGACTTCTTCCGCGAGATCGGCGAGGAGGTCTACGTCCCGCAGGTCTCGCTCTTCTTCTCCCGCGATGAGGGGGAGGATGCCCTCTTTACCGTCCCGAACGTCCACCCCGGGCCGATGGGCGATGTCGGCGGCGGAAACCTCTCCCGGAACCTGCATGACTCGTTTCCGGAGGAGACGCTGGTTGCCCACGGCTGCGCCACCCATGATTTCAACCTGGTCTCGGAGAGTGAGATAGAGAAGATCGTCCACGCTGTGGAGGAGTCGCGGAAGGGGGTTGTATTCTCCGATACAGCGAGCCGCCCCATCAGGGTTGCCTCGGGCTCGGTCTCGATACTCTGCCAGAGGTTCGGGGACGCCCTCCTGATGGTGAGCACAAGGTCGCCGGAGCGAACGGAGGACCTTGACTCTGCGATAGGGATGATGATCATGGCCGAGGGCCGTTGCTGGTTCTCGGAGGTTGCGTTCGTCGACGCCCACAACTGCATGACCGGCGTGGGGTCGCCGGTACTCCTTGCAACCCGGATTGCAACGGAGTACCTGGATGCCGCACGCGAGGGGTTCAGGGCGGCGCGGGATCTGCCGCTGGAGCCTCTTTCAGTGGGGGTGTCACACATCCGGGTTCCGTTTACACGGGAGCAGGGGTTCGGGTCGCTCGGGGTGCAGGCGCTGGTGACGGAGGTCGCGGGGGTGCGGGCGGCCTACGTCCTGATCGATGGGAACAATGTGGCAGAGGGCGTCCGGGAGCGCCTGCGCGGGGTTGCGCTTGGGCATGTGGATGAGGCGGAGATCATGACGACGGATACGCACACGGTGAACACGGTCAGCGGGAAGAACCCGGTCGGATACGCGGTGCCGGCGGATGAGATCGTCCCCTACATCGAGCAGGCGGTGCGGGAGGCGGTCTCTGATCTCGCGCCCGCCCGCGTGGGGGCGGCAACGGCCTGGTGTGAGGGGATAACGGTCTTTGGGTCGCAGCGGGTCTCGCAGCTTGCAAGCACGGTGAACACGATGCTCTCGTACATCGCACCGCTGAGTTTCATGATACTTGTCCTGGCGTTCCTGCTCTCGATCCTGGCCTACATCGTGCTGCATTAA
- a CDS encoding DUF555 domain-containing protein → MPDYLVTLESAWIIKDVRSMEDAVSIAISEAGKRLNPSAKFVEIEAGVTECPFCEGELNTALVVAGTALVGLVLDMKVFRAESEEHAARIAKSVVGKALHDVPLQVVEVQEI, encoded by the coding sequence ATGCCTGATTATTTGGTTACGCTTGAATCTGCCTGGATAATTAAGGATGTCAGGTCGATGGAGGATGCCGTGAGCATCGCGATCAGCGAGGCGGGGAAGCGGCTCAACCCCTCGGCCAAGTTCGTGGAGATCGAGGCCGGGGTGACCGAGTGCCCCTTCTGCGAGGGTGAGTTGAACACAGCGCTTGTGGTTGCCGGTACCGCGCTTGTTGGGCTTGTGCTGGATATGAAGGTCTTCCGTGCTGAGTCTGAAGAGCATGCGGCCAGGATAGCAAAATCGGTCGTCGGGAAGGCGCTCCACGATGTGCCGCTCCAGGTTGTGGAAGTGCAGGAGATATGA
- the argH gene encoding argininosuccinate lyase — MRTDQIREGRLAGERSHDIERFLASMDADRWIARADLLVDMAHLLGLQRQGIIEDAPARALMAALLDFYDHGLPEAAFDERFEDVHAGKEACLIERVGEDVGGRLHIGRSRNDEVATCIRIRLKEEILGLLSSLTDLRRTLLDIAAAHTESVMPGFTHLQHAQPTTLAHHLLGYEQGFSRDTSRLREAYARLDVSPLGSAAFASTGYPLDREYTAGLLGFSRPAPNSMDAVASRDFVIEVLADAATCMTTVSRLCEELVLWSTSFAGFVRLDDAYCSSSSIMPQKKNPDVAEIMRAKAGTVAGSLAAAITITKALPMSYNRDLQEVTPHLWRGIEATRESVPLLSGMIATAVFDTERMAAEAGRGFSTATDLADALVRDYGLPFRTAHRIIGRAVRHGSLDLDTLETAAREAAGISVLEMGLTQEKIDTVLDPRHAVAARKIIGGPAPETAAAQIEVQRGTLAGETAWVNERETALSRAFEALVIEARRFAE, encoded by the coding sequence ATGCGGACGGATCAGATTCGAGAGGGTCGTCTTGCAGGCGAACGGTCGCACGATATCGAGCGCTTCCTTGCATCGATGGACGCCGACCGCTGGATAGCAAGGGCAGACCTACTTGTGGATATGGCGCACCTGCTCGGGCTGCAGCGGCAGGGGATCATCGAGGACGCCCCGGCGCGTGCGCTGATGGCGGCGCTCCTGGATTTCTATGACCACGGTCTCCCGGAGGCGGCGTTCGACGAACGGTTCGAGGACGTCCATGCCGGCAAAGAGGCCTGCCTCATCGAGCGCGTGGGCGAGGATGTCGGCGGGCGTCTCCACATCGGCCGGTCTCGAAACGACGAGGTCGCCACCTGCATAAGGATTCGGCTCAAAGAGGAGATCCTGGGCCTTCTCTCCTCTCTCACCGACCTGCGGCGGACCCTGCTCGATATTGCCGCCGCTCACACCGAGAGCGTGATGCCGGGGTTCACCCACCTCCAGCACGCCCAGCCCACCACCCTCGCCCACCACCTCCTCGGCTACGAGCAGGGTTTCTCCAGGGACACCTCCAGGCTCCGGGAGGCGTATGCCCGGCTGGACGTCTCGCCGCTCGGTTCAGCGGCGTTTGCATCGACCGGCTACCCCCTTGACCGCGAATACACCGCCGGACTCCTGGGGTTCTCGCGCCCCGCGCCAAACAGCATGGACGCCGTCGCCTCCCGGGACTTCGTGATCGAGGTTCTCGCCGACGCTGCCACCTGCATGACGACGGTAAGCCGTCTCTGCGAGGAACTCGTCCTCTGGAGCACCTCGTTTGCAGGATTCGTACGGCTCGACGATGCCTACTGCTCCTCCTCATCGATCATGCCACAGAAGAAGAACCCTGATGTCGCCGAGATCATGCGGGCAAAGGCCGGAACGGTCGCGGGTTCGCTTGCAGCGGCGATCACGATCACAAAGGCCCTCCCAATGAGTTACAACCGCGACCTCCAGGAGGTGACGCCGCACCTCTGGCGCGGTATTGAGGCCACGAGGGAGAGCGTCCCGCTCCTCTCCGGGATGATAGCCACCGCCGTCTTTGATACAGAGAGGATGGCAGCGGAGGCGGGGAGAGGGTTCTCCACCGCCACAGACCTTGCCGACGCCCTGGTCCGGGACTACGGCCTCCCGTTCAGGACCGCCCACCGGATCATCGGCCGGGCGGTCAGGCACGGTTCGCTCGACCTCGATACGCTCGAGACCGCCGCAAGGGAAGCGGCCGGGATATCGGTTCTGGAGATGGGGCTCACGCAGGAGAAGATCGATACCGTCCTCGATCCCCGCCACGCCGTTGCAGCCAGAAAGATCATCGGCGGCCCGGCGCCGGAGACCGCCGCGGCTCAGATAGAGGTGCAGCGTGGGACCCTGGCCGGGGAGACGGCGTGGGTGAATGAGAGAGAGACGGCGTTATCGCGTGCTTTTGAGGCCCTCGTCATCGAGGCGCGGAGGTTTGCAGAATGA
- the gatE gene encoding Glu-tRNA(Gln) amidotransferase subunit GatE, which produces MRDYDALGLKAGIEIHQQLDTAEKLFCHCPTVLRDVSERTGEFQRYLRATGSELGEIDRAAREEMRLVRKFCYYTYDTVCLVEHDEEPPTPMNPEALEIALTIAKMLGMTPVEHVHTMRKVVIDGSNTSGFQRTALIALSGALPGGCRVETICLEEEAAQRVEGDTFSLDRLGIPLVEITTAPCMRNPEEVARVAAYIGMVLRSTGRVKRGLGTIRQDINVSIANGARVEIKGVQDLDLIIEVVRREVERQTNLLEIRDALRERGARVDQNVVDVTDLFSGTNSSILKKARSILALRLCGFAGLVGREIQPDRRLGSEFSDYAKKCGVGGIFHTDELPAYGVTAEEVARLREHLGAADEDCIVIVAAGKERAGCAIEQVMTRARMALEGVPEETRKMLEGGSTAYMRPLPGAARMYPETDVFPVTIEPGFWESIPVPELLTDRAARFVSEFGLSEDLARQVAFSERLPLFERAVAAGVRPALAARTLLATCRELARDGVEVDRVTGDEMLALLSAVEAGRAAKEAIPEILTELALTPQESGVTPEERVDAAIQRVAPAVSAADVEAVVRRVVAERDGFARERGMAALGPLMGVVMKELRGSVDGKVVSEALRRELERLIS; this is translated from the coding sequence ATGAGGGATTACGACGCCCTGGGCCTCAAGGCCGGGATCGAGATCCACCAGCAGCTCGACACCGCCGAGAAGCTCTTCTGCCACTGTCCGACGGTTCTCAGGGACGTCTCTGAACGGACAGGAGAGTTCCAGCGCTACCTCCGGGCAACCGGGAGCGAACTTGGCGAGATCGACCGTGCGGCGCGTGAGGAGATGCGGCTCGTCCGGAAGTTCTGCTACTACACATACGATACGGTCTGCCTGGTGGAGCACGACGAAGAGCCCCCCACCCCGATGAACCCCGAAGCGCTCGAGATCGCCCTCACGATCGCGAAGATGCTCGGCATGACCCCGGTCGAGCATGTTCATACCATGAGAAAGGTCGTCATCGACGGTTCGAACACCAGCGGGTTCCAGCGAACGGCGCTAATTGCGCTCTCCGGCGCGCTTCCCGGGGGTTGCAGGGTCGAGACGATATGCCTGGAGGAGGAGGCAGCGCAGCGGGTGGAGGGGGATACCTTCTCACTCGACCGTCTGGGGATCCCGCTCGTTGAGATCACCACCGCCCCCTGCATGCGCAACCCCGAGGAGGTTGCGAGAGTCGCGGCTTACATCGGGATGGTCCTTCGCTCTACAGGGCGGGTGAAGCGCGGTCTCGGAACGATAAGGCAGGACATCAACGTCTCGATCGCGAATGGCGCCCGGGTGGAGATCAAGGGCGTCCAGGACCTCGATCTCATCATCGAGGTGGTGCGGCGAGAGGTCGAGCGGCAGACAAACCTCCTTGAGATCCGCGACGCCCTGCGGGAGCGGGGCGCCCGGGTTGACCAGAACGTCGTCGATGTGACAGACCTCTTCTCCGGCACGAACTCCTCCATCCTGAAGAAGGCAAGATCCATCCTTGCCCTCCGGCTCTGCGGGTTTGCGGGGCTTGTCGGCCGGGAGATCCAGCCAGACCGGCGGCTTGGAAGCGAGTTCTCCGACTACGCAAAGAAGTGCGGGGTGGGCGGGATCTTCCACACCGACGAACTCCCGGCCTACGGCGTAACCGCGGAGGAGGTGGCACGGCTGCGCGAACATCTCGGGGCCGCGGATGAGGACTGTATCGTCATAGTGGCCGCCGGGAAGGAGCGTGCCGGGTGCGCGATCGAGCAGGTGATGACCCGCGCCAGGATGGCCTTGGAAGGAGTGCCCGAGGAGACCCGGAAGATGCTTGAGGGCGGAAGCACCGCCTACATGCGCCCGCTCCCCGGCGCCGCCAGGATGTACCCCGAGACCGATGTCTTCCCGGTCACGATCGAACCGGGCTTCTGGGAGAGCATCCCGGTTCCAGAACTCCTCACCGATCGGGCTGCGCGGTTTGTAAGCGAGTTCGGGCTCTCCGAGGATCTGGCACGCCAGGTGGCGTTCTCCGAGCGCCTCCCGCTCTTTGAGAGGGCCGTCGCCGCCGGTGTCCGGCCTGCCCTTGCGGCACGGACGCTCCTTGCCACATGCAGGGAACTTGCACGCGACGGCGTCGAGGTGGACCGCGTCACCGGAGACGAGATGCTTGCGCTGCTATCGGCGGTGGAGGCCGGCCGGGCAGCAAAAGAGGCGATCCCTGAGATCCTCACAGAACTTGCACTTACACCGCAGGAGAGCGGGGTGACGCCGGAAGAACGGGTGGATGCAGCCATACAGAGGGTTGCGCCCGCGGTCTCAGCGGCCGATGTTGAGGCGGTCGTCCGCAGGGTTGTGGCCGAACGCGATGGGTTCGCCCGCGAGAGGGGTATGGCCGCGCTCGGACCCCTTATGGGTGTGGTCATGAAAGAACTGCGTGGCAGCGTCGATGGGAAGGTGGTCAGCGAGGCCCTCCGACGGGAGCTGGAGCGGTTGATATCCTGA
- the gatD gene encoding Glu-tRNA(Gln) amidotransferase subunit GatD, with amino-acid sequence MIDTLRTGDVVRYTVNGKTALTGIYITERDGMAVIKLESGYNIGASPERIEFIERPAARPPAAAVAVAQNPDLPELAILSTGGTIASRVDYRTGAVMSQFSAADILRAIPELGGIARYRDRQIASILSEDMQPALWQNLARAIYDEIRAGVEGVIVTHGTDTMAYSAAAVRFMLRTPVPIVFVGAQRSADRPSSDNAMNALCSAAAATSDLGEVAVVMHATTNDDRCAIHRATRVRKMHTSRRDAFQSIGIEPLGCVDYPSLAVSLSGEAVRRGAQEPELQDSLEERCALLQFYPGMPASILEAFEGYAGLVISGTGLGHVSSGLVPGLREMIEGGTTVVMTSQCLNGRVCDRVYNTGRDLLAAGVIEGEDMLPEVALVKLMWVLGNESDPERVRRLVQTDLAGEMQRRSIP; translated from the coding sequence ATGATCGATACTCTCAGGACAGGAGACGTGGTGCGGTATACGGTAAACGGCAAAACCGCGCTCACAGGGATCTACATCACCGAAAGGGACGGTATGGCCGTCATAAAACTGGAGAGCGGCTACAACATAGGAGCGTCGCCCGAAAGGATCGAGTTTATCGAGCGCCCGGCCGCCAGGCCTCCGGCAGCCGCCGTGGCCGTCGCGCAGAACCCCGATCTCCCGGAACTTGCCATCCTCTCCACCGGCGGGACGATCGCAAGCAGGGTGGACTACCGGACTGGCGCGGTGATGAGCCAGTTCTCAGCAGCCGATATACTGCGCGCTATCCCCGAACTCGGCGGGATCGCACGCTACCGCGACCGCCAGATCGCAAGCATACTCTCCGAGGATATGCAGCCGGCGCTCTGGCAGAACCTTGCCCGCGCGATCTACGACGAGATCCGGGCCGGAGTTGAAGGGGTGATCGTCACCCACGGCACCGACACGATGGCCTACTCGGCCGCCGCGGTCAGGTTCATGCTCAGGACACCGGTGCCGATCGTCTTTGTCGGCGCGCAGCGGTCGGCCGACCGCCCGAGCTCCGATAACGCCATGAACGCCCTCTGCAGCGCCGCCGCTGCCACAAGCGACCTTGGCGAGGTGGCGGTTGTGATGCACGCGACCACAAACGATGACCGCTGCGCCATCCACCGGGCAACCAGGGTCAGGAAGATGCATACCTCCCGGCGCGACGCCTTCCAGAGCATCGGGATAGAACCGCTCGGCTGCGTCGACTACCCCTCGCTCGCCGTCAGCCTCTCTGGCGAGGCTGTACGGAGGGGGGCGCAGGAGCCCGAACTCCAGGACAGTCTCGAGGAGCGATGCGCCCTCCTCCAGTTCTACCCCGGTATGCCGGCGTCCATCCTCGAGGCCTTCGAGGGTTACGCAGGTCTTGTCATCTCCGGGACGGGACTCGGCCACGTCTCAAGCGGTCTCGTCCCGGGGCTCCGTGAGATGATAGAGGGTGGGACGACCGTCGTCATGACATCCCAGTGTCTCAACGGCCGGGTCTGCGACCGTGTCTACAACACCGGCAGAGACCTCCTCGCAGCCGGTGTCATAGAGGGTGAGGACATGCTCCCCGAGGTTGCGCTTGTGAAACTGATGTGGGTGCTCGGGAACGAGTCCGACCCCGAACGCGTCCGGAGGCTGGTTCAGACCGACCTTGCCGGGGAGATGCAGCGGAGGTCGATCCCATGA
- a CDS encoding ABC transporter substrate-binding protein — MRSHAAVILAVTMVAAFALIAGCTDTGDATHLRIGYQPSTHQIAHITAMEKGWWQEDLAPLGITEVTDYEFGTGAPEMQAMLSGDLDIAYVGAAPFVAAVSSGLDAKIVAAVQTQGSDLVLRNEVPYSGPADLVGRKIATFPPGTIQDTLLRTWLEENGVDPESVEIVPMDPGPATTAISAGRVDGVFLPHPSPSIIVASGTGRTVVKSGEMRKDHACCVLVASGSLIRDHPEIVEQVVKTHIRATEYNLEHQDEAAAIYAARSGQNVDIVKASFEDWDGTWTADPHLIASSVVEYTELQYELGYINGALTEDDLFDFTFYDEAVA, encoded by the coding sequence ATGAGATCTCATGCAGCAGTTATCCTGGCCGTGACCATGGTTGCGGCTTTCGCGCTTATCGCCGGGTGCACCGATACCGGCGACGCAACGCACCTTCGTATAGGCTACCAGCCGAGCACCCACCAGATCGCCCACATCACCGCGATGGAGAAGGGATGGTGGCAGGAAGACCTGGCACCGCTTGGCATCACAGAGGTGACCGACTACGAGTTCGGGACAGGCGCACCCGAGATGCAGGCGATGCTTTCCGGCGACCTGGATATCGCATACGTTGGCGCCGCCCCGTTTGTTGCCGCCGTCAGCAGCGGGCTTGACGCAAAGATCGTTGCCGCTGTCCAGACCCAGGGCTCTGACCTCGTGCTCAGGAACGAGGTCCCCTACTCTGGCCCCGCCGACCTTGTCGGCAGGAAGATTGCCACCTTCCCACCAGGAACGATCCAGGACACCCTTCTGCGGACCTGGCTTGAAGAGAACGGCGTCGACCCCGAGAGTGTCGAGATTGTTCCCATGGACCCGGGTCCTGCCACCACCGCCATCTCCGCCGGCCGGGTTGACGGTGTCTTCCTGCCCCACCCCTCACCATCGATCATAGTGGCAAGCGGCACGGGGAGAACCGTGGTGAAGTCGGGCGAGATGCGAAAGGACCATGCATGCTGTGTCCTGGTTGCAAGCGGCTCCCTGATCCGGGATCACCCCGAGATCGTCGAGCAGGTCGTAAAGACACACATCAGGGCGACTGAATACAACCTCGAACACCAGGATGAGGCTGCAGCCATCTACGCGGCAAGGAGCGGACAGAACGTCGATATAGTGAAGGCGTCCTTTGAGGACTGGGACGGCACATGGACGGCCGACCCGCACCTGATCGCATCCTCGGTTGTCGAGTACACGGAACTCCAGTATGAACTCGGCTACATCAATGGAGCGCTCACAGAGGATGACCTCTTCGACTTCACGTTCTACGATGAGGCCGTGGCATAA
- a CDS encoding DUF5350 domain-containing protein, whose amino-acid sequence MGKTGSVKWAQVKGVKGQIRLVPASEATVKKPGPNQRFKSAAVIQKRASREGQDPRRGGRGGRGGRGGRGSRGVGGPTADPRVRRAIHRSKASILGTKQKSR is encoded by the coding sequence ATGGGAAAGACAGGAAGCGTTAAGTGGGCCCAGGTTAAGGGTGTGAAGGGGCAGATCCGGCTCGTCCCTGCAAGTGAAGCCACCGTCAAGAAGCCCGGCCCGAACCAGCGGTTCAAGTCGGCAGCGGTTATCCAGAAGCGGGCGAGCAGGGAAGGGCAGGACCCGAGGCGAGGCGGCCGCGGCGGCCGTGGCGGCCGCGGCGGCCGCGGCAGCAGAGGTGTGGGCGGTCCTACGGCAGATCCGCGGGTCCGCCGGGCAATCCACCGCTCGAAGGCCTCGATACTTGGAACCAAACAGAAATCAAGATAA